The following proteins come from a genomic window of Salminus brasiliensis chromosome 15, fSalBra1.hap2, whole genome shotgun sequence:
- the sts gene encoding steryl-sulfatase: protein MKSLWILFSLGLLLPTPSAQGVSKPNFVLMVVDDLGIGDLGCYGNTTLKTPHIDMLAQDGVKLTQHLAASPLCTPSRAAFLTGRYPIRSGMASHGRVGVYIISAASGGLPQQELTFARILKEQGYATAAIGKWHLGLNCEHSSDHCHHPKAHGFDHFYGIPMTNLRDCQPGHGSVFYNIHSHVPYSTLGAALATLFVLHATGTISISQRLTLGLVALLIVPLAVFALFVLTFPSFNCFLMRGDEVVEQPYVSENLTQRMTAEAMEFLERSSDRPFLLYFSFLQVHTALFASPRFRGKSRHGLYGDAVMEVDWSVGQIMKTLERLKLVENTLVYLTSDQGPHLEEISANGEVHGGHSGIYKAGKSTNWEGGIRVPGILRWPSQLPAGKVIDEPTSNMDLFPSVVNLAGANIPSDRQIDGRDLMPLLQGRVERSEHEFLFHYCNAYLNAVRWCPANSTSVWKAFFFTPNFYPKNGTACFHTHACFCNEGYITRHDPPLLFDLSRDPSENSPLTPATEPNFSSIVEVMVEAVRVHTQGVKPMVDQLSLGHLLWKPWLQPCCSSLSQLCQCERDHQKGSLDFEVDRYGN, encoded by the exons ATGAAGTCTCTGTGGATCCTGTTCTCCCTCGGCTTGCTGCTCCCCACGCCTTCGGCTCAGGGTGTTTCGAAGCCTAATTTCGTGCTAATGGTTGTGGATGATTTGGGAATTGGAGACCTTGGATGCTATGGAAACACAACTCTGAA GACGCCCCACATTGACATGCTGGCACAGGATGGGGTAAAGCTGACCCAGCACCTCGCTGCCTCCCCCCTCTGCACCCCCAGCAGGGCGGCTTTCCTCACTGGCAGATACCCCATACGGTCAG GAATGGCAAGTCATGGCCGTGTTGGGGTGTATATCATCTCAGCAGCTTCTGGTGGTCTTCCTCAACAGGAGCTCACATTTGCCCGGATCCTGAAAGAACAGGGATATGCAACTGCTGCAATTG GAAAGTGGCACTTGGGCCTTAACTGTGAACACAGCAGCGATCACTGCCACCATCCGAAAGCCCACGGCTTTGACCACTTCTACGGGATCCCCATGACTAACCTGCGGGACTGCCAGCCGGGTCACGGCTCTGTTTTCTACAACATCCATTCCCACGTCCCCTACAGCACACTGGGAGCTGCCTTGGCCACCCTCTTTGTCCTCCATGCTACTGGAACCATATCCATATCCCAGAGGCTAACGCTGGGCCTGGTGGCTTTATTGATTGTGCCATTGGCTGTGTTTGCCTTGTTTGTCCTCACATTCCCCAGTTTTAACTGCTTCCTGATGAGAGGAGACGAGGTGGTGGAGCAGCCGTATGTGTCTGAGAATCTAACGCAGAGGATGACCGCTGAGGCCATGGAGTTTCTGGAGAG GAGCTCTGACAGACCTTTCTTGCTCTACTTCTCTTTCCTCCAAGTCCACACAGCCCTCTTCGCCTCTCCACGCTTCCGCGGCAAGAGCCGGCACGGTCTCTATGGCGACGCTGTCATGGAAGTGGACTGGAGTGTAG GTCAGATAATGAAGACTTTGGAACGTCTTAAGCTGGTGGAGAACACTCTGGTTTACCTGACCTCAGATCAGGGTCCACATTTAGAGGAGATTTCTGCTAATGGGGAGGTACACGGGGGCCACAGCGGCATCTATAAGG CAGGGAAATCAACCAATTGGGAGGGAGGCATTCGTGTCCCAGGCATCCTCCGCTGGCCTAGTCAGCTACCTGCAGGAAAGGTTATTGACGAGCCCACCAGCAACATGGACCTTTTCCCCAGCGTGGTAAACCTAGCAGGAGCTAATATACCCAGTGACAG gcagATCGACGGTCGAGACCTCATGCCCTTGCTGCAGGGTCGAGTGGAGCGTTCTGAACATGAGTTTCTGTTCCATTACTGCAATGCCTATCTAAACGCTGTGAGATGGTGCCCTGCAAACA GTACCTCTGTGTGGAAAGCCTTTTTCTTCACGCCTAATTTTTACCCCAAAAATGGAACGGCCTGCTTTCACACACACGCCTGCTTCTGCAACGAAGGCTACATCACCCGCCATGACCCTCCGCTTCTTTTCGATCTCTCCAGGGACCCATCTGAAAACTCCCCACTGACCCCAGCCACTGAGCCTAACTTCTCCTCCATTGTGGAGGTGATGGTGGAAGCGGTGAGGGTCCACACCCAGGGCGTAAAGCCTATGGTGGACCAGCTCTCGCTTGGGCACTTGCTGTGGAAGCCCTGGCTCCAGCCATGCTGCTCCTCTCTCAGCCAGCTGTGCCAGTGTGAGCGAGACCACCAGAAAGGATCTCTGGATTTTGAGGTAGACCGATATGGAAACTAA